A genomic segment from Oncorhynchus clarkii lewisi isolate Uvic-CL-2024 chromosome 12, UVic_Ocla_1.0, whole genome shotgun sequence encodes:
- the LOC139422872 gene encoding uncharacterized protein, translating into MYVVLDEQSNKSLAKTEFFSLFNINDNSAPYTMKTCSGVTETSGRRAVNFTVESIDGHMQLTLPTLIECDMMPDDRMEIPSPDIAYHHPHLQPVMDKIPAVDPDAPILLLLGRDILRVHKVREQINGPHDTPYAQRLDLGWVIVGEVCLGTAHRPANVNVFRTNILQNGRTSYLSPCPDIIQVKENYNSVAQKHISPSTVHSRDPITTVNTDSLGCSVFDKTQDDDKPAPSVEDEAFLDIMDKQVFQDDGNNWVAPLPFRPTRRRLPNNREQAMNRLTSLRRTLDKKPDMKSHFIDFMQKMLDNDQAEPSQPLEGDKERWYLPIFGVYHPQKPEQIRVVFDSSAKCQGVSLNDVLLSGPDLNNTLLGVLMRFRKDCIALTADVQQMFYCFGVREDHRDYLRFLWYEDNNPDRNITEYRMKVHVFGNSPSPAVAIYCMRRAALQGEKEHGSEPKQYVVRNFYVDDGLTSVATTEEAINILRKTQAMLAESNMKLHKIASNSKTVMEAFPMEDRAKDLKDLDLGVDPLPFQRSLGLSWNLETDSFSFQVSHNEKPFTRRGILSTVNSLYDPLGFVAPITLQGKVLIRELSSDQSEWDAPLPTEKEEEWKMWKESLMELEHMNIQRTYIPVSLSTTQRRELHIFSDASTVAIGAVAYLRVIDSEGQCHVGFVMGKSKLAPRPAHTIPRLELCAALLAVEMYELIKDEMDIDVHAAKFYTDSKIVLGYIHNVTKIFYVYVANRVTRIRKSTHPDQWCYVNTDSNPADHATRPILAALLKHTSWFSGPPFLTQTNSSKPENINLDLVEPHKDAEIRPDVTVFASKVSGAQLGSHRFERFSSWKALNRATARLIHVARSFHEGADNNSCRGWHDCNKPRSTSELLQAKTAIIHCVQHEAFREEFKCIEKGKEFPKQSTLKKLNPVIDEDGLLRVGGRLSSADMLQDEKHPLIIPRTHHVATLLVRHYHEQVAHQGRHFSDGAIRAAGFWIIGSKRLVSGIIHKCVTCRKVRGRLVDQKMADLPADRLTSEPPFTSVGLDVFGPWNVITRRTRGGSADSKRWAVLFSCMSTRAVHIELIESMSTSSFINALRRFFSIRGPAKVLRSDRGTNFIGACRELGIDTNDSELTKYLSDKGCTWIFNPPHSSHMGGSWERLIGVARRILDAMLFQTGSTRLTHEVLSTLMSEVMAIINARPLVSVSTDPDMPTILTPSMLLTQKTSATSAPSGYFSMNDLRGKQWKQVQCLADTFWKRWRQEYLTTLQRRRKWTAEKPNVKVGDVVLLKDSQAHRNDWPVGLVVKTFPSSDKKVRKVELKIVKQGAAKVFLRPISEIVVLLSEAS; encoded by the coding sequence ATGTATGTAGTGCTTGATGAACAGAGTAACAAATCTCTGGCCAAGACAGAGTTTTTCAGTCTCTTCAACATCAATGACAACTCTGCTCCATACACCATGAAGACGTGTTCTGGGGTAACAGAGACTTCGGGCAGGAGAGCCGTCAACTTCACGGTGGAGTCTATAGATGGACACATGCAGCTCACTCTCCCTACTCTGATAGAGTGTGATATGATGCCAGACGATAGGATGGAGATTCCCTCCCCCGACATTGCGTATCATCATCCCCATCTGCAACCAGTTATGGACAAAATTCCAGCAGTGGACCCAGACGCTCCCATCCTCCTGCTCTTAGGACGAGACATCTTAAGGGTACACAAGGTACGAGAGCAAATCAATGGGCCCCACGACACTCCTTATGCACAGCGACTCGACCTCGGGTGGGTCATCGTGGGTGAGGTCTGTCTGGGAACGGCTCACCGACCAGCCAATGTTAACGTGTTCAGGACAAACATACTTCAAAATGGTCGCACATCCTATCTGAGCCCTTGCCCTGACATCATCCAGGTAAAAGAGAACTACAACAGCGTAGCTCAGaaacacatctctccctctacagtGCACTCGAGAGATCCAATCACAACTGTGAACACAGACAGCCTGGGATGTTCCGTGTTCGACAAAACACAAGACGATGATAAACCAGCACCATCAGTGGAGGACGAAGCCTTCTtggacattatggacaaacaggttTTCCAGGATGATGGAAACAACTGGGTGGCTCCACTACCCTTTCGCCCCACTAGACGTCGCCTCCCTAATAACAGGGAGCAGGCCATGAACCGTCTCACATCACTTCGCAGGACTTTAGACAAAAAGCCTGACATGAAGAGTCATTTTATTGACTTCATGCAAAAGATGCTGGATAACGACCAAGCCGAACCTTCACAGCCACTAGAGGGAGACAAAGAACGTTGGTATCTGCCCATATTTGGTGTTTACCATCCACAAAAGCCTGAACAAATAAGAGTAGTATTTGACTCCAGTGCTAAGTGTCAAGGCGTGTCACTTAACGATGTTCTGCTCAGTGGTCCAGACTTAAACAACACACTCTTGGGTGTCCTAATGCGTTTCCGCAAGGATTGCATTGCACTAACAGCAGATGTGCAACAAATGTTTTACTGTTTTGGTGTACGTGAGGATCACAGAGATTACTTAAGGTTTCTCTGGTATGAAGACAACAACCCAGATAGAAACATAACTGAGTACAGGATGAAAGTGCATGTATTTGGGAACAGCCCTTCACCAGCCGTAGCCATCTACTGCATGAGACGAGCAGCGCTACAGGGTGAGAAGGAACACGGGTCAGAACCCAAGCAATATGTAGTGAGGAACTTCTACGTCGATGATGGTCTGACATCAGTAGCTACTACAGAAGAAGCTATCAACATTCTAAGAAAAACACAAGCAATGTTGGCGGAGTCCAACATGAAACTACACAAGATTGCATCCAATAGCAAAACAGTTATGGAAGCCTTCCCTATGGAGGACCGTGCAAAAGACTTAAAAGATCTGGACCTAGGAGTGGATCCTCTTCCCTTTCAACGGAGTCTGGGACTTTCCTGGAACCTGGAAACAGACAGCTTCTCATTCCAGGTGTCCCACAATGAGAAGCCTTTTACGCGGAGAGGCATCCTGTCCACAGTGAATAGTCTTTATGACCCCCTTGGGTTCGTGGCTCCAATAACATTGCAAGGTAAAGTCTTAATCAGAGAACTCTCTTCTGATCAGAGTGAGTGggatgcccctcttcccacagaaAAAGAAGAGGAATGGAAAATGTGGAAGGAATCTTTGATGGAGTTGGAACATATGAATATTCAGCGGACCTACATCCCAGTCTCCTTGTCTACCACTCAAAGAAGAGAGCTACACATCTTCTCGGATGCCTCTACAGTAGCCATAGGAGCAGTAGCCTACCTGAGAGTTATTGACTCGGAAGGTCAATGCCATGTTGGATTtgtcatggggaaatcaaaattgGCCCCTCGTCCGGCCCACACTATCCCACGCCTAGAACTGTGTGCGGCTTTGCTAGCTGTTGAGATGTATGAACTGATCAAAGACGAAATGGACATTGATGTACATGCAGCCAAGTTCTACACAGACAGTAAGATAGTTCTCGGTTACATCCACAATGTCACCAAAATATTCTACGTTTATGTTGCCAATAGGGTAACTCGCATCAGGAAGTCTACCCATCCAGATCAGTGGTGCTATGTAAACACTGACAGCAATCCAGCAGACCATGCAACCAGGCCCATACTTGCTGCGCTCTTAAAACACACTAGTTGGTTCTCAGGTCCACCGTTCCTGACCCAAACAAACTCGAGTAAGCCTGAGAACATCAATTTGGACCTTGTAGAGCCTCACAAAGATGCAGAGATTCGACCAGACGTCACTGTCTTTGCCTCTAAAGTTTCTGGAGCTCAACTCGGCTCTCATCGCTTTGAGAGGTTCTCAAGCTGGAAAGCTCTCAATCGAGCCACAGCACGACTCATTCATGTTGCCAGATCCTTCCATGAAGGTGCAGACAACAACAGCTGCAGAGGCTGGCATGACTGTAATAAACCACGCAGTACAAGTGAGTTGTTACAAGCAAAAACAGCAATCATTCACTGTGTGCAACATGAAGCCTTCAGAGAGGAATTCAAATGCATTGAAAAAGGAAAAGAGTTCCCAAAGCAAAGTACACTCAAAAAGCTGAACCCAGTGATTGATGAGGATGGGTTGCTGAGGGTGGGAGGCCGCTTATCCTCCGCCGACATGTTACAAGACGAAAAACATCCTCTCATCATCCCACGGACACATCATGTTGCCACTCTGCTGGTAAGACATTATCACGAGCAAGTGGCTCACCAAGGCCGTCATTTTTCAGATGGAGCTATTCGAGCAGCAGGCTTCTGGATTATTGGGAGCAAACGTCTGGTCTCTGGTATCATTCACAAGTGTGTCACCTGCCGCAAGGTTAGAGGGAGGTTAGTTGACCAAAAAATGGCTGACTTGCCTGCAGACAGACTCACATCTGAACCACCATTCACCAGCGTTGgacttgatgtgtttggaccatggaaTGTCATAACTCGTCGCACTAGAGGTGGTAGTGCAGACTCCAAGCGCTGGGCGGTGCTCTTTTCATGTATGTCTACTAGAGCAGTCCATATCGAGCTTATCGAATCCATGTCCACATCCAGCTTCATCAACGCGCTGAGGCGTTTTTTCTCTATCCGTGGTCCAGCAAAAGTGCTACGCTCTGATCGAGGTACAAACTTTATAGGTGCCTGCAGGGAACTGGGTATCGACACAAATGACTCAGAACTGACTAAATACCTCTCAGATAAGGGATGTACTTGGATATTTAATCCTCCACACTCGTCTCATATGGGTGGTTCTTGGGAGAGACTCATTGGGGTTGCCAGACGTATTCTTGATGCTATGCTGTTTCAGACGGGCTCCACTCGTCTCACACATGAGGTCTTGAGCACTCTTATGTCTGAAGTTATGGCAATAATCAATGCGAGACCCTTAGTGTCAGTATCAACCGACCCTGACATGCCTACCATTCTCACACCCTCAATGTTACTTACACAAAAGACCAGCGCTACCTCAGCCCCTTCTGGATACTTCAGCATGAACGACCTTCGTGGAAAACAGTGGAAGCAAGTCCAGTGTCTCGCTGACACCTTTTGGAAAAGGTGGAGACAGGAGTACCTGACAACGCTGCAGAGACGCAGAAAATGGACAGCAGAAAAGCCAAATGTAAAAGTGGGAGATGTTGTCTTATTGAAAGACAGTCAGGCACACAGAAATGACTGGCCAGTCGGGCTTGTGGTAAAAACCTTTCCCAGTAGTGACAAAAAGGTTAGGAAAGTAGAACTAAAAATTGTCAAGCAAGGAGCTGCTAAGGTGTTTCTGAGACCAATCTCAGAGATTGTTGTTCTTCTTTCTGAAGCATCCTAG